The proteins below come from a single Sorghum bicolor cultivar BTx623 chromosome 4, Sorghum_bicolor_NCBIv3, whole genome shotgun sequence genomic window:
- the LOC8059578 gene encoding ubiquitin-like modifier-activating enzyme 5: protein MSQSGTRALPNGAGHVTWNASSVRHSCCFRLAAVSVIGHARRRSIGVAAKQAAERRRRGERRRNMDKEQLGTLLRDLDALQQRPDDLASTIHRMRERLLAMMNPAAGAASRSKIKDMSAEVVDNNPYSRLMALQRMGVVENYERIRDYSVAIVGIGGVGSVAAEMLTRCGIGRLLLYDYDTVELANMNRLFFRPEQVGMTKTDAAVQTLSGINPDVVLESYSLNITTVKGFDTFLASLKAQSSHGRSTGVDLVLSCVDNYEARMVVNQACNELGQTWMESGVSEDAVSGHIQLLVPGETACFACAPPLVVASGVDERTLKREGVCAASLPTTMGVVAGLLVQNALKYLLNFGQVSPYLGYNSLKDYFPAMEMRPNPQCSNPACVTRQKEYMESKPARDAAAKAKMEAEASAANECPVHVDNEWNISVVDDEETGTSNIRNTPDILPEGLVRELPDADSYAEPAAAGSSSAIDDDLEELQRQLDALNAS, encoded by the exons ATGAGCCAGAGCGGCACGAGAGCGCTACCAAACGGGGCCGGCCACGTCACGTGGAATGCGTCATCGGTCCGACACTCCTGCTGCTTTAGACTTGCGGCCGTCTCTGTCATCGGCCACGCACGGCGGCGGAGCATAGGCGTAGCAGCAAAGCAAGCAGCGGAGAGACGCCGGAGAGGAGAGCGGCGAAGAAACATGgacaaggagcagctcggcACGCTGCTCCGCGACCTCGACGCGCTCCAGCAGCGTCCCGACGACCTCGCCTCCACCATCCATCGG ATGCGGGAGCGGTTACTGGCgatgatgaatccggccgccggcgccgcttCTCGATCCAAGATCAAG GACATGAGCGCAGAAGTGGTGGACAACAACCCCTACAGCAGACTTATGGCGTTGCAACGGATGGGCGTGGTGGAGAATTATGAGCGCATCAGGGACTACTCTGTCGCCATCGTT GGCATAGGTGGTGTTGGTAGTGTTGCTGCTGAGATGCTCACTAGATGTGGAATCGGACGCCTGTTGCTGTATGACTATGACACAGTCGAGTTGGCCAACATGAATAGGTTGTTCTTTCGTCCAGAACAG GTTGGAATGACCAAAACAGATGCTGCTGTACAGACACTTTCTGGAATAAATCCTGATGTTGTGTTGGAG AGCTACTCATTGAATATTACTACAGTCAAAGGTTTCGATACATTTTTAGCAAGTTTAAAAGCACAGAGCTCTCATGGGCGTAGCACTGGAGTTGATCTTGTCTTGAGTTGTGTCGATAACTATGAAGCTCGTATGGTTGTAAACCAG GCATGCAATGAGCTTGGTCAGACGTGGATGGAGTCTG GTGTCTCAGAAGATGCTGTTTCTGGTCATATACAACTGCTGGTTCCTGGTGAAACTGCATGTTTTGCATGTGCTCCTCCATTG GTTGTAGCATCTGGAGTGGATGAGCGTACACTTAAGAGAGAAGGTGTTTGTGCTGCCTCTTTGCCAACTACAATG GGTGTTGTTGCTGGTCTCCTGGTCCAGAATGCTCTGAAATATTTGTTGAACTTTGGACAAGTTTCCCCTTACTTG GGATATAACTCACTTAAGGATTATTTCCCTGCAATGGAAATGAGGCCAAATCCACAATGCTCGAATCCAGCATGTGTTACGAGACAG AAAGAATATATGGAATCCAAACCTGCTAGAGATGCAGCAGCAAAGGCTAAGATGGAAGCTGAAGCATCTGCAGCAAATGAATGTCCTGTCCATGTAGACAATGAGTGGAATATTAG TGTTGTTGATGATGAAGAAACGGGGACATCGAACATTCGAAACACTCCAG ATATCCTACCAGAAGGTCTTGTCCGTGAGCTTCCAGATGCTGATTCATATGCAGAACCAGCTGCAGCAGGTAGTTCCAGTGCTATTGATGATGATCTCGAGGAGCTCCAGCGCCAACTTGATGCCCTAAACGCATCTTAG